The Bradysia coprophila strain Holo2 chromosome X, BU_Bcop_v1, whole genome shotgun sequence genomic interval atGACATCACGTAATAAACCGTGCAACGTACCTTGGCCTTCGATTTGGGTGACAGCCTGAATCGTCCAAACATTCCTTCCGACTTTTCTTTGCCATTGGTCGGTGATGTTTCCTTACTGTCTCGCTTCTTATGGAAGAAATCAGACACGGCTCGAATGATACTCTTTCTGCGTTCCGGATCTTTGTTACGATGCCTTCGCTTCTGGCCACCATCCTCTTCAGCCAAATTCGGATCGGACGTAAAATCGTTCTGCTTGTACTGCGTTTTCGATGAACCGAAATTGTGATCGTTCACATGCTCCTGACTCGTCGTTTCCGATATATCGTTTACGCTCTTCGATGTCATCATTTTCCGCTCACGAATCTTCATATCATCGCACTTGTTCCTCGTGATTTCATCAGCTAAGTGATCCAGATTGAATCGTTTGCGCAGCAGTTGAATTTTCTCATCCGGACTGAGGCCAAGATCCTGATTTGATTTGAGTCTCGCTCTGGCTCGAGCATCTTGCCGCAGCTTTTCAGTTTGCGTTACCGTATCGTCGATCTTACGACGTGGTGGCGGTACCGGTGTAGTGAACTCGTTGCCATTGCCCAGATATTGGCTCGGTCCATCGGTTTTAATCGAATAAATACTTGGCGTTGAGTAAACACAAAACGATTgagttttcaatatttttggaaGTTCTTTGATTGGTGTTTCAACAACATCACTGAACGGTCGATCCTTTCGTGTTGTCGACGCGCTGTCCAGTTTCGAAATTGAATATGGGGTTTTGGTAATGTTCCAGCGATCGGAAGAGTTCACCAGTTTATCCGGTCGCTCTGTTTGTCCGATATGGAAATGGGGTCCATTACTGCATGCCGTTCCAATGTGTGGTGGAGCCTGTGGCGAATTTCCCGGACTAAACATACTCGAACGGTTACGACTTCGATTCAATCGCTTCTCGgcattcaattgttttttacTCTGGAGCTTGTCCATGACCAGTTCATGGATAAGATCTTTTTGCTTGGTGCGCTCCTTAGTGATCTCCTCCAAACGTTCCATTACCGTAATTGGTGATGTCGCATCCACTGCGGGCTTATTTACAAATACACTTAATGACTTATTGCTATCTATCACAGAATTGGATTGCTGCGTCTGTTCGTTGCCGCTATTATCTCCCTTCGACGATTTCCTTCTAGTTTTCCGAATGTCAATTGAATCACGCGCATTACTGATTTGgctaattttcatttgaagttTCCGCACATATTCCTCGTACGTACACTCATCGGAATCTTTACGACGATTCGGTGTACCCGATTCCTCCAATGATTGTTTACGTGTCGGTGTTCTGGATTCTTTGGATGTTGTTGTGTCATATGAATTGTTTTCCTTGGGTGGGCTACTTTCGTTAAACATATCCCTTCGGTCCGAATTCGGAGTGTCCACATTTTTCGGGGTTGAATCAACAGGACTCGTAACTACAGTCAAGGCATCACTATCTTCTGTTGTTGTACCCTGAGAGGCAATCATTAACAGACTGTCATCGTCGATGTCATTTAAACTGTCTGCTGGCATATCGAATGGCTTTTTAACGTTGAACATTGGCGGAACTTCGTTCATGGGTGTTTTTAGATCGATGTCATTCGCTAATACACAAGCTCCTTGTTCGATATAATCGATGCCAGCCACTTCTTTGTTGACTGCCTCGTGAATCTCCAAAGAATTGGGAGTTTTGAAGGATTTAGATTCGAATGACTCCTTCGGAGAGCTGCCGTAACCGGCATCACTTTTATAGCTTGATGCTCCTTTGATCGAATTATTCTCAACAAATTGAACGTAACCCCGATTCTTCAACATTGCCTTATTCGTCGCTGAGTACGTCTCCAGACAACTGTCTTCTGATCCTGTGTCCATGAATTCAATTCCTTCGAAATCAAGTTCCTTGTTGACGATGGGACATATTTTTGGTGTCTCTGTCTCGGTAATATGCGTTTTATGACTAGACAGCttcttcttcgatttttttcgtttgatcGTTCCCTTGTTGGAATTCAGAACGAATTCAATATCAACGAAGTTCTCGGACACAGCATCATCTGCGGTCCAATCGGATAATTCCGTTTCGGTAAGTACTTGTCCCGTAAATTCAGTTTCTGAATCTGATTTTGTGGATTCTGCATACGTAGCTGCCGTTGGAGTTTTGTCCATGTCGTCCAAATCTTTGTTCAACGACATGGTATCCGATAAGTGCAACACTGACGGCTTTACAATTTTCTCTGTGGTAGATGCGTTTGCTTCGACAGCCGGTAGCACCAACGGAATGTTTTTCAGTGTGTCAATCTTGTTCTCATTCTTTGTATCGAATTTTAAATCAGGTTTCCGATGACTGAAAGACTCGTACCGCGGGATCTTCTTCTCCAGAACCACTTTATCACATTTCACTTCACCAGTCAATTGTTCCGTCACTCTTGTGCCATCCGGCATTTTCATGTGTTTCAGATCCTCGGGATCACCAACATACTTTCCGTCGATTATCATCAGACTGTCAATCTGCATCAGTTCACCAGATGTGTCGCGTACTTCTAATCGTGGCAGATCACCCGGTTGAGTGTCTGGACTAGTTGTTGAGTccaaaataaaatgtggaaTATCATCGACACTGCTGGACGTACTCGATGACAAGCTGTCCGATTCTAAATcggaattcatctttttagcACTCCACGGAATATTCGGAACTCTGATCGATGTTTCTTGAGCGGGGCTACGCGGTCGTGCTTCATCCTCAACCGGACGGCTTTTCTTAGAATCATTGCTTTGGCTTAGCATTGAATCGATGGCCGACTTGCTTTTTTCAGCCAATGATTCGGATTTAACTTCGATGATTGGCGCTGGCACGTCAATGTCTTTTGTTGCTTCATCATCGGGGGCACGATCTTTGGCCGGACTGTCGCCAGTTAAATCAATCACCTCAATCTCGTCGTCGTTCACATCCAATTCGTTGATGAATTTCTGATTTCGTTTGACCATTTTCTCGGACAGCTCAATGCGACTGAGATCAATAATTGGTTCCACCTTTTCCGGCGTCACTAGATCAATGATTTCGATTTTCGGGGACATTTCGCGTATTTTATTATCGACTAATGTTGTGTTGATGGTTTCCGTCAAATCGGATATCTTCAATGCATCCGAATTGGACACAATGTCCGTTTtgttgatttcatttttatctatCACAAATTTCCCGTAGACATTCTCCTTCTCATCAGAATTCTTTTCATCCATCTCTTTGCTACCGACCAACGGCGATTTGGCTGGCGttgtatttttgataaaactttGCATCACCGAATCCGTCGACGGATTCAACAACTTTTGACATTCGGAAATGTTGGAAtggaaattcttaaatttcgaATCCAATACGGACGTTGAGTCCGATTTCATGATGCCACCGGATATGGATTCACCTAGCAGATAACGTTTCTTCAATTCCAAGCTTCTCTTAGATGCAATTCCTTCGGTGCTGGCggttttattcaataaatagTCACCAGGACGGGGATTCCGAAGTGGCATACGACTAGACGATAGTACGGATGGATCGACTTGTACAAGCggtttaaattcattttgctGCTCCAAGTCGCGTTTGTGCTGAGCAAATGACGGTTTCGTTGAGGTAGTTGTTGGGGATGGACGTTTTATGCCATTCTCAATTGTCGTTTGTTTGATCTGGATAAAGAGATGGACGTGGCGGAATTAAGTTTTTCCATTTCGTCAGCAAAATTTACCTGAACTTTGGTTGGCTTCCTCAGATGGGTGTCATCAATAACGATATTTGGCGGCGGAAATTTAACTGGATCTTGTTCGAATTCGGAGTCTGTTGATATTTCGGTTGCAGAATTCAGTTCAACAATCGGCGATGAGGATTCGGAGTCGCTTTGAATCtggaaaaatatgaaacattGAGATTTGTAAATGGCATGACGGGGCGTGAGGAGCGAGTGTGAACAATACATATTTTTAGTTGCTGTTTCTTAAGGTATAGTGGCAACGCGAAGATAGATATTTAAGAAATCCTTTTTTTACGGgaaagttgaaatttaaacaaaaatttgaattctgaAGTGACAGAACCTGAGTTTCTACATCCTAAAGTTCCTTGACATTAGGTTACCAAATGCTACCAATCTTCATCGCAAACAACtggaaaagaaatattttgaggaTACGAAAATGATAAACATCCTTGTGGGTAGCCGACTCTATTTCTGTCCGTCATCAGTAATTGTGATTTTGATAATATTCCTAAAGGGTCAAACCCACTTCGCGTCAACATTTTCAGTAAGTTCTCGTGTATAGTTTGTTGTGATGATAGATCCctcattcattttaaatttcaacttttcaaatGTAGAGTCTTGTGGGTAAAACATTAGGTTTGTCGATTTTCGGTAGCTCTACCATTAACAAACGACaggattttatttcgaaaaattttgataaaaagagTTTATGTGTCGCGTCAAGCATACGTATTAAACTAGTACGTATCCAACTTAACAGCAGTGTTAAGCAAAAATAACGTATCGCATTTAAGTATCTGCTTTTGAAGTGTTTTCGAGAGCTTTGACTTTTGCATTCCACGGAAGTCTTCCACTTTTCCAATGAAATCCAAACAAGCTCAAAGCTTTCCAAAGCACAGAAGCTATGCGGCTTCCATAGAACTTAGGTTTTACTCTCAATGTGTAGAGTTATATGGATCCTGTTGAACcaaggactatttttgggaaaacaactttttttgggaaaacatttttgggaaaaagtCTTTGGAAAGATATGGAAAAACATGaggaaattgtaaaaatagggaaaagtagtttccaataaaaaaaaatcccggtGTCGAACTAGGGTGCACGTACACCACAGACATACGTATTCGTCATAGCCCTGACTTGTGAATAATTTAATCgtcgattgataaaattggTATAATGCCGAGTAGCCTAAGTATGTAAGCACAGTAGTTAACTGAATAAGCTGCTCATGCGAATATTAGCGAGAACAAATAACACTCACAGTTTTTAGTGGTCACaatagtaaaataaaattaaaatgaattagtTTGACAGGTACGATCCAAATAAAGGTATACCCTTTGGctcttttgtttttaataattgGTTTTTTCTTCACAAAATAACTACTGCTagcaaattattttgtatacaGACACAACACAATAaacgtaacaaaaaaataaataattaatcaaattagAAATGGGAAATAAATACAAGACgacaaaaatgacaaaatatgaattttccgGTCGTGTAATCGAAACCATTAATTAAAGTCAAGTGTGtcggtttttcttttcttcttgtttCTGTTGCGATTTGATTGATATTGGGTTATTTCAAACAACGAAAAtgtataaacaaaataaactaaaaaaataaaataaaaaataaattcaaacagaACTTCACACCAAACGAGTATTACCTTCTGTAGATCGTACCGTttcgaatcaaatttttagtCGCTCAAAGTTGCTTGGAGATTTTCGATATATTTTATTCGACGATTTTGGGCGAGATGATCCAATACGGTCAAGAATtggttcaacgaaattttctttgtttaattctaaattttctttcagaaaTTGAGCTTTCGTCGACAAGATTCGATTTTATTCAGAGTCGAAAAGATATTTTACTTTTGCATTGGTTTTGTTTGGTTACAGAGTAACAATGAATGCAGCGCGCAGTTCTGTGTTCTCATATtagcaataaaatatttcgttgaGCAGTAGACATAAGAGAATATATTGCGTTGCCTGCTGTCATTACATTGAACAGTATACTGTATAtagacgaaatttttcattttcattgtgcTCCTACCTTACCTTGGACAATGGaaccgaatattttttttctacaaaaactgttttccctaaataaattgttaacaTTAAATTGTACGCCAACGTCTACTACATCCTATCTAACAGTTAAAGTCTAATGAATATAAAACATTATATAAAGTCACACCACACGTTCCCTAAGAAATTGTACAGTTATCCTTGCTACTAGATGAGCTATGAGTTGCTGGCTTTTTATGAAATATTCCAAGTCCATATTTGGATGTGGTGGATGGAGTATTCGTAAATGATCTCGAATTATTGGAAGGTATTGCTGTTGTGATCGAATTCTTTTTCGGTAACGGTCGAGTCAACGTAGAACTGCCGTATGAAGTTGGATAATGCAAATTCGAGGCACTTCCATAACCGTGACTATTCATTCCACTTCCATATAAGTGGCTATTCAATCCAGTTCCTCCACTGCCGTATGTTTGGCTGTTTAATCCACTACCGCCACTGCCATATGTTTGACTGTTCAATCCACTTCCGCCACTGCCATATGTTTGACTGTTCAATCCACTTGTTCCACTTCCATACGTATGACTGTTTGCACCGTTTCCGTAGGCGTAACTTCTATCAATCGCATGCTCGTCACGACCTCGCCCATAAATCACATCTTTTCTCAACTCGTCCCTGAGTTTCGGTTCATCGCGACTTTTCGGATAATAGTTGTCCGTACTCAATTCGTCACGACTGCGGGAGAAACCGTAGCCACCTTCGTGGCGCTCGTCGTCGATCACCTTTTTCATATACGGATTGCTACCACTTAGTTTGGCATTCATGAACTCTTCCTTGCGATTGTGGATCATTTGGCTGCGTTCGATTAAGCGATTCGTTTCTCGGTCACGTTCCGATAATTTCCGAGGCGGTTTTTCCGGTTTGACAGGTGACTGGTGTCGGGCCGAGGTTAGATTGTCATAATGAGATGAAACGGCGTCTTCGTAGTTTGATGAGTATCGCTTTGGTTGTTCGATATTCTCCATCGAGCTGAATTTCTCTTCGTGATTAGAATGACGATGATTTGTTGGAGCTTCAAACTTAAACTCTGAATCATGTTTGATAGATGGTGATGCATTTTTGTGATTGGTTTTGGGAGAATCTGTAACATCGTAGCCATTGTGGTTCAAGTTATCGACAGCAAGTTGCCGTTCTAGCACCTTGTGACGATTTACCTCAACACCATTGTTGATTGGGCCAGTGAGTACTGCATTTTCCGGTGCTCTATGTTGCTGGATAATAGGTTTTTTTATCGAAGGAGGTGTGGCGTATCGTACAACCGTAATGGGCTTGTATCGGAACAAAATCTTAGTACTAGGCTTCGGTGCGATTGTGTCCGTTGGACTTGCCGACGCATCGTAAGTATTTGATGAATTATCTGATGTACCATTTCTTCCATCCGGCACATCAACACCCTTTTGACTTGGTACCGCTGGATTCACACTTATTGATTGTATAGCTTCTTTGGTTGgggatgatgatgatgacgacgaGGATGTAGCAGCATTTTTAATCGTTTGATAGAACTTTGTTACCGACCCGAGAAGAGTATTTTTACGTGGCGAAATATCCGGAGAATTACTAGACGACATGCTCTTGTTACGCCGAACCGGCTTGGCTGGTGCTACCTTAGCAGATGTTGGAAGTTGATGAACAGAATTCGTTAGCGGTTTCATTGCAGTAATGGACGGCAAATTATTTTGGTTGTTCGGTAGAGCCGCTTGTGTATTGTGCATAACTTCCTCTTTCGGACGCAATCGTTCGACGGATGGTACACTATAAATCGTTCTTTCTAACAAATTGATGTCATCCATAACTGAATTGGAAGCACAAACttcatcaaacaaaatgtcctCTTTACTTTTCTCCTTCTTAACCAATTTCGGTTTCGCTGTCGCTGTCGATTTAGATGATGAATCACTCTTGACGATATCTTCGGCAATCTTGTCAATCTTTTTGACAACTTTCTTCGCCACTTTTGGTTCTCCGTTTACGGTTTTCACCACCTTTTTAACGACCTTCTTGGTATTTGGTTTTTTGACTTTCTCTTCAGTGACTCGGTCAGTCGATAAAGATTTTCTGGAACTCGCGTTGGTGACCTTTTCACCGATTTGTTCTTCCAACTGCATAATCTCGTTCATCAGTTTGTCAGAAAATTTAGCAAGGCACATCGCTTGCACGTCATTATGATCTACCACTTCTTTCTTACACCATTTTGGCGCCGGTTTGCTGTAAGTTAAATTAGTTTCTTTGACTTCAGCCACTTTCGGCGgactttttttctttatcggCTTTTTAACCACCTTCACTTCGACCGGCTTGGGAACCACTTTTGCAGCGAATTCCTCAAACATTTCATTGAGGTCCTCGTCTAGTGTTTCATTCTCGAACAATTGGTTATATTCCCTGCTCGGCGATCGTTCAATGAACACCGGATCGTCAACCAACctttcaaaattacttaaatcaACTTCTTCCGGCGGCGAATcatcttttttcttcttcgacATTACTTCGATGACGTCGATTGTTCGCGCTTTCTCCAACTCACGTTTCGATGGCTTCTTCAAATCGACAGCACCATCCATTTGCTGGTTGTACATGTCGAAGGATTTGGTTTTGCTTGGTTTCAGTTTATTTTCCACAGATTCGCGTAATAGGGCCTGTTTCAGGTCAACAGTTTTGCTTTCTACATTCGAATTACGACGGGGCATAACAGGCGACAGACCGGTGCTAGGTGTTAAGTTGGGTGACGGACCTGATCGAGGAGTAAGGCTAGGCGACTGATTAGATTTGGGTGTGAGACATGGCGATGGAAGACTTTTCAACTCTTGAACGGGACTGGGAGCAAAGTATTTTGCCAGATTAACGTCTTTCAATTCCTTCTGATTTTTATTGACGTTGGCCGAGGCGgccttttcttctttttttgggaAGAATTTACTTAAATCACGTGCTGTTGTGGACACTTTAGGCGCATTTATTTGAGACTTAATATGGTTTCGAGTGTcggagaaatttttcgactcaattttcttcaaagacTTGGCCAATTTGTCGTTGTTGGTCTTTAAACGTTCTTGCGGACTGACATACTTGAACTCGGGATCTTGTGACAAAATCTCAATTTCATTGTCGGTTATGTCTAAATTGTTCAGAAAACCCAATTCGCCGATTGGATCTTCTCTATGCGAACTGTCCAACGACAGACTATTGCCCATTGATTTCAAGTTTTGAATGGAACCGGTCGGGGCGACATACAATTTCCGACGATCCATTAACGGGGACGATTTAACGAGATCTAAATTGGAGACACTCATCGCTTTGGAACTACATTGATTCGATAGTCGATCCGAATTCGAGCCCAAGAAGTTTACCGATTTGGTGCTACCAAATGCATTTAGTCCACTGTCTTGGCTGTTCTTCAGCCATTGTTCTTTTAAGCTTAACTTTCGTTTGATGTCATTTTTCACCAGATTTTCCTTCTTCAGTTCGTCAATCTCTTTGgtcaattttatgaaattgtttATCTTGTAAAGACTTTCGTTCAGCTTATCGATGTCAGCTGATAATTGATGGTCTaaattgttatcgataattttgatttcGGTTTTAGTGATCGGTTGATGAAGTGATGGATCAACGGACACCACCTAAACCGCGAGTTTATTGTTCGTTTGTGGTTTTTTGGTCATTTTAATTATCGACAATTCGGATTCGAATCGATGATTtgatttgtgaaaaataaaatgaaaagaaattggaattttaataatttgaacAGAGCGGTGTGCTTCGTCAATGACGGGATACGTCACACAATAAAACAAGAGAGTTTGAAAGCAGTTTCTCACCTCAGTTTCGGTGTCGGTTGCTAGGTAAGGAAGTGGCTTCAATTTGACTTCTTGCATGCGAATTTCGCGAGCCTTTTCCAATTCTTCTCCCTCTGTCTGGCTATCTGCTTCATCATCTGAAATGATATTACGCTCACATCATAAATTCATCGCTTCTACACAATCTCTCGTCCCACACACAATTTAATCTCGAACCTACCTTCACTCGAATCGTAGAACTCGTCATCATCGCTATCGTCATCGTCGCTATACTGGTTCGAAGAATACCTTTGTTTGCCAATCCAATCGGTGGCCAACTGAAGAGTCTGTGCACCCAGTGGTGACTCCATTGCCTCTTCGTAGTTGTCGAGATCCGAATCCGATTCCGAATCCGAACTGTAAATTTCCGATGATTCATCCGTACCCGAACCGAAATTACGATCCGTCCACTCATTTTCATCGATGATATTCTCCAGCGACGGTTCGCCGTCAGACATTGCAGTTGCATTTTCGAATTCGATTCGTTCCGGCGTTTGACCTgagattttatgttaaaagaATTGATTGGAAATGGGTTTCAGTTGATCGGTTTGAATGCACAACAAACCTCGGTTCAGAAGGTCCAAATTGGCAATGCCCTCTAGTCGAATTCTTTCGGGTGTCGTTTCGATTTTTGAACTGGAATCGGTTTCGTTTCTGATTTTTTGACGGGACAGAGATTTCTTCGGTATTGGTCGCATTACTTTGGCAGGAAGGCGGTAATGTTGTGTACAATAGAAAAGTCCTTGAGGATTGTCCCGATCGAATGCATAGCCACCGAGTCGTAAACTAGTATGGCAATGATGACACTTTAGGCAAGCTCTATGCAACACAAGTCCTTCAGCTGTAATCTTTTCCATTAAATAGACTTTTTGCTTgcaaaaatgacaaatttcagATACAGCTGGAGTGTTGAATACCAAGGCGGATTTTGAGTTCTGAA includes:
- the LOC119081069 gene encoding F-actin-monooxygenase Mical isoform X3 gives rise to the protein MNRPQQPPPLTMAENEAAALAAEMFDHFSSATTMRQILGLYRNMCDTIGLRPGPLNEFYPKLKSKIKSWKAQALWKKFDARALHRVYNKGTACNGTRVLVIGAGPCGLRTAIEAQLLGAKVVLVEKRDRISRNNVLHLWPFLITDLRNLGAKKFYGKFCAGSIDHISIRQLQCILLKVALLLGVEVHEGVSFENTIEPKDGCGWRAQVSPEDHAVSHYEFDVLIGADGKRNTLEGFKRKEFRGKLAIAITANFINKKTEAEAKAEEISGVAFIFNQSFFKELYQTTGIDLENIVYYKDETHYFVMTAKKHSLIDKGVIVQDFSDPAELLSAVNVNTERLLDYAKEAAEFSTKYQMPNLEFAVNHYGKPDVAMFDFTSMFASEISCRVTVRKNYRLLQCLVGDSLLEPFWPTGSGCARGFLSSMDAGYAIKLWNNQRNSILAVLAQRESIYRLLAQTTPENLHRDIGSYTLDPATRYPNLNRSAVTVHQVKHLLNTDDPALLEQTFMDSNALQLVPDQPMRRKRRTGDTVPLSTVLLRWIRAQLNSHDFIQNLTDVSECFTNGQVLCALINRYRPDLVDLASLRDCSVKECNELAFKIIEVELRIPPVMTAADSLTLENVDPKLWLTYLEQICEVFRGEIPHVKHPKLDFAELKEKQQGNKVPDFSRLLKFTSRKVKSPSEDVDMAGNTRSAIDDDRGRRSRKLLPESSAGLLNESTSRRAKKRRSHEKFGNVDRERGIASASLRNTGPDDQFNDRIKSMEKQIAAKTGAATDKKPKDLLRAIGKIESNDWNIREIEKKIEQSKKTEVGKSREKVPKWSKEQFLQRQNKMARPLDADAVDEKFKEIDQTIKNLDKQLKEGTVLERGERGNNKVASIAGSFKKKENTQPEDKGIQKSNSKSALVFNTPAVSEICHFCKQKVYLMEKITAEGLVLHRACLKCHHCHTSLRLGGYAFDRDNPQGLFYCTQHYRLPAKVMRPIPKKSLSRQKIRNETDSSSKIETTPERIRLEGIANLDLLNRGQTPERIEFENATAMSDGEPSLENIIDENEWTDRNFGSGTDESSEIYSSDSESDSDLDNYEEAMESPLGAQTLQLATDWIGKQRYSSNQYSDDDDSDDDEFYDSSEDDEADSQTEGEELEKAREIRMQEVKLKPLPYLATDTETEIQSDSESSSPIVELNSATEISTDSEFEQDPVKFPPPNIVIDDTHLRKPTKVQIKQTTIENGIKRPSPTTTSTKPSFAQHKRDLEQQNEFKPLVQVDPSVLSSSRMPLRNPRPGDYLLNKTASTEGIASKRSLELKKRYLLGESISGGIMKSDSTSVLDSKFKNFHSNISECQKLLNPSTDSVMQSFIKNTTPAKSPLVGSKEMDEKNSDEKENVYGKFVIDKNEINKTDIVSNSDALKISDLTETINTTLVDNKIREMSPKIEIIDLVTPEKVEPIIDLSRIELSEKMVKRNQKFINELDVNDDEIEVIDLTGDSPAKDRAPDDEATKDIDVPAPIIEVKSESLAEKSKSAIDSMLSQSNDSKKSRPVEDEARPRSPAQETSIRVPNIPWSAKKMNSDLESDSLSSSTSSSVDDIPHFILDSTTSPDTQPGDLPRLEVRDTSGELMQIDSLMIIDGKYVGDPEDLKHMKMPDGTRVTEQLTGEVKCDKVVLEKKIPRYESFSHRKPDLKFDTKNENKIDTLKNIPLVLPAVEANASTTEKIVKPSVLHLSDTMSLNKDLDDMDKTPTAATYAESTKSDSETEFTGQVLTETELSDWTADDAVSENFVDIEFVLNSNKGTIKRKKSKKKLSSHKTHITETETPKICPIVNKELDFEGIEFMDTGSEDSCLETYSATNKAMLKNRGYVQFVENNSIKGASSYKSDAGYGSSPKESFESKSFKTPNSLEIHEAVNKEVAGIDYIEQGACVLANDIDLKTPMNEVPPMFNVKKPFDMPADSLNDIDDDSLLMIASQGTTTEDSDALTVVTSPVDSTPKNVDTPNSDRRDMFNESSPPKENNSYDTTTSKESRTPTRKQSLEESGTPNRRKDSDECTYEEYVRKLQMKISQISNARDSIDIRKTRRKSSKGDNSGNEQTQQSNSVIDSNKSLSVFVNKPAVDATSPITVMERLEEITKERTKQKDLIHELVMDKLQSKKQLNAEKRLNRSRNRSSMFSPGNSPQAPPHIGTACSNGPHFHIGQTERPDKLVNSSDRWNITKTPYSISKLDSASTTRKDRPFSDVVETPIKELPKILKTQSFCVYSTPSIYSIKTDGPSQYLGNGNEFTTPVPPPRRKIDDTVTQTEKLRQDARARARLKSNQDLGLSPDEKIQLLRKRFNLDHLADEITRNKCDDMKIRERKMMTSKSVNDISETTSQEHVNDHNFGSSKTQYKQNDFTSDPNLAEEDGGQKRRHRNKDPERRKSIIRAVSDFFHKKRDSKETSPTNGKEKSEGMFGRFRLSPKSKAKSCFDVRNYSGFGDKDEPATQHERSKSEDYLKIDLNAKQYEEEAPPIPPLPINYQRSDDESCSANESRKLKAHTKASRQAELKRLRIAQEIQREQEEIEVKLKDLEARGVLLEKALRGEEQNLEVADYNGISVGANDEKLLKELLEIWRNITQLKKRDDELGIRQQELKLEHRHAQLKEQLNTRLSCSKLDKSSSDVAAEGAILNEMLEIVAKRAALRPSDTMPHSSSQMVDGLESDI